CCTCGGTAACCAGGTCGGTCACGTCGCCGAAGCGGGTGTAGAGGCCGAACAGGTCGTGCCAGCGCGGTTCGACGGTGACGGAATCGTAGTCGAACCAGTGGGGGCCGTAGCGGCCCCCCTTTCTGAACTCGCGCGCGAAGCCGCGGTAGTGGATGTCGGCGTTGCGCGGGGCGAGCGACGTCACGCGATGCTCGTCCGCCGCGGGGTGGGCGGGGCCGGTCGTGAAGAAGGCCTCGTCCCAGTAGACCATGAGGTTCGTGCGGATCCGCACTCTTCGGTCGTCCGTCGGGAAGAGGCCGCGCAGGTCGGCGACGACCGTCTTGTCCTTGCCCGACGGGAAGCTGAGGCCGGGCACCGCGGGCTGCCACTCGCCGCCGGGGCCCATCACGTCGAGTTCCGGGAAGTGCGGCGCAAGCGCGTCCGACTGGCCCAGCGCCACGTTGATGCTCGCGTCGGTGGGGAAGATCCACCCAGTGAGGAAGAGCGTGACATCGCCGGAGGCGGCCTCGGGGCCGAGGTCGAGGATGAGTTCGTGGGGCTCCGCGATCCCCTGGAAGCGGCCGGGCCGGAACGCGGACACGTAGTCGAAGTCGCGTTCGGCGAGCGCATCCCGGTGATCCCGTCCGCTCTCGTCCATGGCCGATACCGGGGCGTGCCGCTCGCCCACCCGCCACAGTTCGAGGTCGATGGGCGCTGGGGGGATGAAGGCCTCGTTCACGTACACGTCGATCTCCGAGGGATGGTCGACGGAGACGAGGTTCACGCCGTCCACGTAGATCGTCTCCCACAGTTCCTCGGTGATCTGCATCACGTACTCGCCGTCCAGCGGCTGAAGCACGCCGTCGGGGAGGCGCCGGTACTCCTGCGAGGGGAAGGCGGGGGCGTAGGCGCGCTGGCCGCCGCCGAGGATGCCGAGGGGCATGCCGAGCGCGCTTTTCCACATCATGTCGCCCACGAACTCGAAACCGTCGCCGTCCCACACGTAGAGCATCGGGCAGGAACCCTTGAGCGTCTGCTCCTCGACGAGGTCCTGGTCGGTGCCCGGGAAGTAGAGGTCCTGCGGGACGCCGTTCGGCCAGTACACGCGGACGACATCGGCCTTCAGGCGGCCGTCGAGGCCGATGAGGGTGGTCGGGTCCGTGACGGTGTGGACCTGGAAGAGGTCGCCGGCCCGCACCTCGACGCGCGCCCCGATCCCGAAGCGGTTGTTCTTGCGGCTTCCCTCCCCCAGGCCCGCGAGGTCGAGTCGGAAGTAGTGGTTCGCGTTCCCGCCGTCGTTACGGAAGAGGGTTGGGTGCCCGTCACCACCGAGGAGGAGAAGGTCGGCGTCGCCGTCCTCGTTGTAATCGAACGAACGGACATCACGGAAATCTCCCGAGGCGACATCGGGGAGAAACTCGTCGGCCGGCACGAGGCGCCCATTCCCTTCATTGCGGAAGAGCCGCAACCCGGGGCCGGTCGTGAAGCCAACGCCCGAGGCCGGACCCGGGGGCGAGCCGGCGACGGCGAGGTCCAGCCGACCGTCGTTGTCGAAGTCGACCAGGAGCAGGTCGCGCGGGACGAGACCGTTCAGCGGCACCGTCGCCGCGAGCGCGAAATCGTCGGCCGATCCGTGCAGGAGGCGAACGCGGTCCCCTCCGGCGGCCACGATATCGAGCCGGCCGTCGCCGTTCACGTCGCCGACCGCCACGGCCAGCGCTTCCTCCGCAGCCGCCTCGCCCTCCGCGCCGAGACGGTCGGTGCGGTCGGCGAAGGTGGCCGCGCGCTCGTTGTCGAGCAGGCGGAGGCCGCCCGAGCCTTCCGCGAGGACAATGTCGAGATCGCGATCATTGTCGAGGTCGCCGAAGGCCGCGTCGCGCGTGTCGGCGTCCGCCGGGCCGGCGAGTCCGAAGTCGACCGCCATCTCCGCGAAGGTGAGGTCGCCGTTGTTGCGGAAGAGGCGGTTCGCACCGGTGTGCGGTTCGAACAGGTCGAGGTCGCCGTCCTGGTCCAGATCCGCCGCGAAGACGTCATTGGCCGCGTCGCCCGCCTCCCCCGTGGCAGCCGATGGGAGCGCGATCTCCCGGAAACCTCCGGCTGGGTCGTTGTGGTACGCGCGCGGCGAGCGCCCCGCGAACCACACGTCGAGACGGCGATCGTCGTCGAAATCGACCCAGATCGCCGCCGCCTCTGCCTCCCCCGCGTCAAGGGTGCCGAGATCGCCGGAGGTGTCCACGTAGCGGCCGAGGTCGATGCGAAGGACGCGCCCTATCCCGCTGTGGCTCCAGAGAAGGTCTTCGTCGCCGTCGCCATCGAAGTCGCCCGTTGCGATCGTGGCGGGGGGAGGGGTTCCGTCGTGCGCCGGCAGGATGCCCACCAGCCCGGCGAGGGTCGACGCGTTCGTGTAGCGGAGGGAGGCAAGCACGGCTTCGGGCTCCTGGACGCGGAGGGTGACGAGGAAGCTGAAGTCGAGTGCGGCGACGCCGGCGAGGGGGCCGCCCGGCTGCCTCAGTTCGTCGAGGCTCGCCTGGTAGGGCGAGGTGACCTCGAATGCGGCGCGGAAATCCGCGAGCTGGCCGATCGCCGTCGATGCGTCGCCATCCAGGAGGGCATCTTCGGCGGCCTCGAAGGCCGCGCGCGGCCCGGGGCGGAAGTCCGGCGCGAGCTGTCGCAGGCTCTCCATCGTGCCGAGGGCGGCGTCGAGTTCGCCGCGCGCGAGTTGCGCATCGGCGAGCGCGGCGAGGGCAGCCAGGTTGCCCGGCGCGGCCGCCGCCAGGCGCGCCAACACGTCCGCGCGGGCATCGGAGTCCGGGCCCGCCGCCCGGGCCTCCACCTCCGCCAGCCCCCACAGGCTGCGCGCGTGGCCCGGGTCCGCCGCCAGCGTCTCGTCCAGCAGCGCCCGCGCCTCCCCGAAGTCGCCCGTCTCGGTCCGCAGCGTGGCCAGCGCCAGCGCCAGTTCCGGATCGTCCGGCGCCCGCTCCCGGGCCTCGATGAGGTTTTCCTCGGCCGTCTCGTAGTCCGCCGCCTTGAGCGCCGTGAGGCCGAGTCCCGCGTACCCTGCGGCCTCCGCCGGCGCCATCTCGACGAGGCGCTGGTAGTCGATCCGCGCGTCCTCCAGGCGGTCCTGCTGAAGCGCCGCGTCCGCCGTCCCGCGCGTCGCGAGGATCTCCGCCAGAGACGCCTCCGGCACCGGCGCCCCCGCCTCCCCGCAGCCAACGATCAGCGCGAGGAAGGTCAACCCGCAAACTCGGATCGGGGCACCGCCCAGGCTCGACTTCCTAGACCGCTTCGGTTCCGTCACCGCACACTCCTCCCGTCCATGGAATTACGCGAACCGCCCCGCCGCTTCGAGCGCCGCCGGAAAGCCCGATACCGCCCTAACAGTCCGTGGCAAAACCCCGCTACGTTCGAGCGGCGCTGACGCAGGGTTTTGCCACGGACTGCTAACTCACCGACTGCACCCTCTTCTTGAGCACGAAGAGCCCCTCGCGCATGCTCGTGACGATAATGGTGCCGCTCTCGAAGAACGGATACGTGCTCCACGCCCCGCCGAAGCCCGGACCCTCCTGATACGGGGCCGTGTCGAAGAAGCCCACTTCGCGCGGGTTCACGGGATCGGAGATGTCGAGCACATGGAGGCCGTAGCGGTAGTTGGCCTGATACGCGAAGCCGTCCTTCAGGTAGAGATTGTGGGCGCTGGCGGGAAGCGAGCCCATGAACTGGTTGACGAGCACCGGATCCTCCAGGTCGCTCAAGTCCCAAATCAAGGTCCGCGTGGTTTCGACCGCGCCGGCGATCACGTCGGACTCGTCGTCCTGATAGAAGTAGCGGTGATCGGGAGTGAGCCAGCCCTGGTGGATGTAGGCGGCATTGGGCGACGTCGCGCGAGACACCGCGTAGGGGTTCTCCTTGTCGGTCACGTCGGCGATCTGAAAGTACCGTCCGTTCGAGTTGAGGCAGATCTCGCGCCCCTCGTATCGTTCGTCGGGACCCCGGTAGAGCACGCACTGCGCGTCGTGGGTGCCGCCGTCCTCCTGAAAGCACCCGACGAACTCGGGATTCCGGGGGTCGTTGATGTCGATCATGTGAAGACCGCCGCCGCAGGATTCGCGCCCCGCGCCGCTACCCACCGCGTAGGCGAACCCGGTTTCCTCGTTGATCACGATGTTGTGCGAGCTCGCCACCCCACGGTAGTGGACGTCGGGCTCGAAGAGCGCGGGCATGTCGCCGGGCGCCACGTCGCGCAGGCGGGTGAGGTCGAAGACCTGCATGCCGTGGTCGCCCGCTCCGTCGGCCACGATGAAGGCGTGGTCCTTGTACGTCTTGATGTCGCGCCACAGCTGCGACGGCGGCGTGCCGTCGGGTTTGGGCAGATCGCCGACCAGGACCGGACGGGTGGGATCCGACAGGTCGATGAACGAGGTGCCGTCGTTGCGTCCCACCAGCGCATACTCGCGCCCGGTCTCCCGGTCGGTCCACCCCCAGTTGTCGTTGGCGCGGACGCCCCGGGCGCTGCCCTCGGCCCGCAGAATGGAGTTGGGAATGAACGCGAGCAGCTCGACTTCGCTGCAATCGAAGGGGCCGACGCTGCCCTCCACGCAGCGGCGCTCCTCGCCGACCATGGGCTCGAGGGCATCGGGGGCGCTTGCGAGCATGCCCGCCGCCGCCCAGCCGGGACCGCTGTTCTCGAAGAGGTGGACGGAGCCCGACTGATGGTGCATGCCGGGCGCTCCAACCGCCGCGAGCGCTCCGTCCGCGACCACCAGTCCGCCGAAACGGTCGCGCTCCACCGTCTCTTCGCGAGGGAGGGCGATGCGGCGCGGCCGCCGGGGAAGGGTGCCGTCCGCTTCGGCCTCGTAGACCAGGACGGCACCGGTCTCGTTCTCGCGCTCCGTTGGCGCACCCACCCACACGTCGGGTCCGGAGAAGGCGACCGCCGCGCCGAAGCGGTCGCCCTCTGCGCCGCCTTCGAGCACTATCCGCTCCTCGGCCACCCACGAACCGGAGCCGGCCTCCCGGGCGTACACGAGCACCGCCCCGCGATCGGCGTCCGCGCCCGGCGCGCCGATCAGAAGCCGGTCGCCCTCCGCGGAGAGCGCGACACCGAAGCCGGAGCCCGCGCCTTCCGCCGACCCTATCGATCCGGTCTCCGTCCAGCCGTCCCCACTCAGGTCGAAGCGGTAGACGCGGCCCGTCCCCTCGCGGCTCTCGCCCCGGGCCTCGCCGCCTCCCTCGATCCGCGGACCCCAGCCCGGTGCACCGACGAGCAGGCCGCGTTCCGTAAAGGCCATCACCGCTCCGAAGCGGTCGCCCGGGCCGCCGCCCGAAGGGCGCAACTCCGTCCGCTTCGTCCACCGGCCGTCGGCGCCGCGCCGGTACGCGTGGATCGTGCCCGCCGCGCCGGCATCGTCCCGGACGTCCGGCCCCCCTCCGCCCGGACCATCGGCCGGGTCGGGCGTGCCCACCATCAGCCACTCGCCCTCCGCCGCCAGCGCCAATCCGAAGTCGGTCCCGCAATAGCCGTCGAAGCGGCAGTCCGGCGAAAGACCGCGGACCTCATCGGCCGTGATCGCGTCCCGCCATACCCACCCGCCGCCCTCGCCACGCCCGAAGATCTGGATGCCGGTCCCGCGCATGCCGATGAAGAGATGGTCGCCGGCGGCGGCCAGCACCGTGCCAAAGCCATCGGCGATCTCGGGGTCCGGCCCGCGAATCACGCCGGACTCCATCCACCCCTCCTCTCCCCTTGTGTACACATACACGGCTCCGGGGCGGAAGTTGGTGGTCGGCTCACCTACGAGGAGCTCGCCTTCGTGGATCAGCACCGAGTGGCCGAACGAGCCCGACTGGCCGGCGACCGGAGTGCCGGCGAAGACGGCGGCGGCGCACGCGATCACGAAGAGCAGGGCGGGCTGCGGCGTGGCGGGACGGAGGGCGGCGGCGAGGCGCGTGGGGCTCGATGGGGTCATCGCGGACGGTCTCCTGGAGGCGGGTCTTGGCGGACGAATGATCGGTTTCGGTCGGCGCTCGCGCCAGATGCCATCGCCCTCGCGACGGCCGCCGCCGCGCCGGCGGAGGGCTACTCGCGGATTGTGAGTACCGCGCCCGCCTCAACGGGTCCGGTGACGGTTCGGGCACCTCCCGGCCAGACGACGACTACGCTGTCGGCGCGCGCGCCGCCGCCCAGGCCCGCGAGCACGGGGTTCGCCTCGGACTGCGAGAGATACGACGAGGCGGTCGAGACCACGAACCGCTGCGCCACGTCTCCCACGAACACCTGCACGGTCGCCCCGATGGCGCCGAGATTCGGCGCCGCCCCCTCCAGCCGCA
The DNA window shown above is from Candidatus Palauibacter polyketidifaciens and carries:
- a CDS encoding FG-GAP-like repeat-containing protein; the encoded protein is MTEPKRSRKSSLGGAPIRVCGLTFLALIVGCGEAGAPVPEASLAEILATRGTADAALQQDRLEDARIDYQRLVEMAPAEAAGYAGLGLTALKAADYETAEENLIEARERAPDDPELALALATLRTETGDFGEARALLDETLAADPGHARSLWGLAEVEARAAGPDSDARADVLARLAAAAPGNLAALAALADAQLARGELDAALGTMESLRQLAPDFRPGPRAAFEAAEDALLDGDASTAIGQLADFRAAFEVTSPYQASLDELRQPGGPLAGVAALDFSFLVTLRVQEPEAVLASLRYTNASTLAGLVGILPAHDGTPPPATIATGDFDGDGDEDLLWSHSGIGRVLRIDLGRYVDTSGDLGTLDAGEAEAAAIWVDFDDDRRLDVWFAGRSPRAYHNDPAGGFREIALPSAATGEAGDAANDVFAADLDQDGDLDLFEPHTGANRLFRNNGDLTFAEMAVDFGLAGPADADTRDAAFGDLDNDRDLDIVLAEGSGGLRLLDNERAATFADRTDRLGAEGEAAAEEALAVAVGDVNGDGRLDIVAAGGDRVRLLHGSADDFALAATVPLNGLVPRDLLLVDFDNDGRLDLAVAGSPPGPASGVGFTTGPGLRLFRNEGNGRLVPADEFLPDVASGDFRDVRSFDYNEDGDADLLLLGGDGHPTLFRNDGGNANHYFRLDLAGLGEGSRKNNRFGIGARVEVRAGDLFQVHTVTDPTTLIGLDGRLKADVVRVYWPNGVPQDLYFPGTDQDLVEEQTLKGSCPMLYVWDGDGFEFVGDMMWKSALGMPLGILGGGQRAYAPAFPSQEYRRLPDGVLQPLDGEYVMQITEELWETIYVDGVNLVSVDHPSEIDVYVNEAFIPPAPIDLELWRVGERHAPVSAMDESGRDHRDALAERDFDYVSAFRPGRFQGIAEPHELILDLGPEAASGDVTLFLTGWIFPTDASINVALGQSDALAPHFPELDVMGPGGEWQPAVPGLSFPSGKDKTVVADLRGLFPTDDRRVRIRTNLMVYWDEAFFTTGPAHPAADEHRVTSLAPRNADIHYRGFAREFRKGGRYGPHWFDYDSVTVEPRWHDLFGLYTRFGDVTDLVTEGDDRYVIQNAGDEITLRFDAEAFPALPEGWRRTFLIYSDGWVKDGDLNTATGDRVVPLPARTLSGYPPSPEEGRAEAPDAALADYLTRVIPPPEDR
- a CDS encoding choice-of-anchor B family protein, with translation MTPSSPTRLAAALRPATPQPALLFVIACAAAVFAGTPVAGQSGSFGHSVLIHEGELLVGEPTTNFRPGAVYVYTRGEEGWMESGVIRGPDPEIADGFGTVLAAAGDHLFIGMRGTGIQIFGRGEGGGWVWRDAITADEVRGLSPDCRFDGYCGTDFGLALAAEGEWLMVGTPDPADGPGGGGPDVRDDAGAAGTIHAYRRGADGRWTKRTELRPSGGGPGDRFGAVMAFTERGLLVGAPGWGPRIEGGGEARGESREGTGRVYRFDLSGDGWTETGSIGSAEGAGSGFGVALSAEGDRLLIGAPGADADRGAVLVYAREAGSGSWVAEERIVLEGGAEGDRFGAAVAFSGPDVWVGAPTERENETGAVLVYEAEADGTLPRRPRRIALPREETVERDRFGGLVVADGALAAVGAPGMHHQSGSVHLFENSGPGWAAAGMLASAPDALEPMVGEERRCVEGSVGPFDCSEVELLAFIPNSILRAEGSARGVRANDNWGWTDRETGREYALVGRNDGTSFIDLSDPTRPVLVGDLPKPDGTPPSQLWRDIKTYKDHAFIVADGAGDHGMQVFDLTRLRDVAPGDMPALFEPDVHYRGVASSHNIVINEETGFAYAVGSGAGRESCGGGLHMIDINDPRNPEFVGCFQEDGGTHDAQCVLYRGPDERYEGREICLNSNGRYFQIADVTDKENPYAVSRATSPNAAYIHQGWLTPDHRYFYQDDESDVIAGAVETTRTLIWDLSDLEDPVLVNQFMGSLPASAHNLYLKDGFAYQANYRYGLHVLDISDPVNPREVGFFDTAPYQEGPGFGGAWSTYPFFESGTIIVTSMREGLFVLKKRVQSVS